One region of Syntrophobacter fumaroxidans MPOB genomic DNA includes:
- the uvrA gene encoding excinuclease ABC subunit UvrA: MDQIVIKGARGHNLKNIDLELPRNRFVVITGVSGSGKSSLAFDTLFSEGRRRYVESLSTHARQMLQRLSAPPVDEIRGLSPAIAIEQKGLPRNPRSTVGTLTEINDYLRLLYARLSIAHCPSCGHPVRAHTVPQMVQEVLAAWPSGSRLLIVAPLEPVPAKHLPKVLQKLTRDGFARIRMDDVVFELDPLPLLPRRAEFRLEVVVDRIVLDESRARRLTDSFEVAAGIGRGMTGAVRLEGGEMRFSEAHRCVACGYDVPRPTPSLFSFHHPLGTCPECRGLGFLDHTVPEPGRRVRIRGPATGTDDGDAGVEEGDGESHPGRTICPSCGGSRLNGSARSFFLGGLGIHEACGLQLQAVLDWLADLNLSSSQALIADRPLREIIGRLNHLLELGLAYLTLDRAADTLSGGEAQRIRLAHQLSSSLSGVLYVLDEPSIGLHPRDHRKLLDILFRLRDAGNSVIVVEHDRQTILEADHVVDMGPGAGAGGGEVVFSGTAAQMLEHPDSLTGKYLSGRKVISIPPRRKPFARGTLQLRGARGHNLKNIDVDFPLGCLICVTGVSGSGKSTLVLHTLYRALARRLHGSRSPVAPFDTLGNAEAVGKILLIDQSPLGKTPRSTPATYSGLFDHIRQVFSQVPEARARGYRPARFSFNAKGGRCEACKGEGLQRIEMYFLPDVYVTCPVCGGTRYGNDTLDILFKGHSIASVLDMTVHEAVVLFENFTAIRAKLDTLIEVGLGYLRLGQPANTLSGGEAQRVKLAAELGVKGIGRALYILDEPTTGLHFEDIERLLHVLQRLVDLGHTVILIEHHPDVVKTADYVIDLGPEGGEQGGYLIGAGSPEELSTVESSFTGRYLREVLKRTSVPEGKLDGRE; encoded by the coding sequence ATGGATCAGATCGTCATCAAAGGCGCCCGCGGGCACAACCTGAAAAACATCGATCTGGAGCTTCCCAGAAACCGGTTCGTGGTCATCACCGGCGTCAGCGGTTCGGGAAAATCCTCGCTGGCCTTCGACACCCTTTTTTCCGAAGGCCGGCGCCGCTATGTCGAATCCCTCTCCACCCATGCGCGGCAGATGCTGCAGCGGCTCTCCGCTCCCCCCGTCGATGAAATCCGCGGACTGAGTCCCGCCATAGCCATCGAACAGAAAGGATTGCCGCGCAATCCAAGGTCCACGGTCGGAACACTCACCGAAATCAACGACTATCTGCGGCTCCTGTATGCCCGCCTCTCCATCGCGCACTGTCCTTCCTGCGGACATCCCGTCCGAGCCCACACGGTGCCGCAAATGGTTCAGGAGGTATTGGCCGCATGGCCTTCCGGCAGCAGGCTCCTGATTGTAGCCCCCCTTGAACCCGTCCCTGCAAAGCATCTCCCGAAAGTTTTGCAGAAGCTGACAAGAGACGGCTTCGCCAGGATCAGGATGGATGACGTCGTCTTCGAGCTGGATCCCTTGCCGCTTCTTCCCCGGCGCGCTGAATTCCGCCTCGAAGTCGTCGTCGATCGCATCGTGCTCGACGAATCGAGGGCACGCAGGTTGACCGACTCTTTCGAGGTTGCCGCCGGAATCGGTCGCGGCATGACCGGCGCAGTGCGCCTCGAGGGCGGCGAGATGCGCTTCAGCGAAGCTCACCGCTGCGTCGCCTGCGGATACGATGTGCCCAGGCCGACACCCAGCCTCTTTTCCTTTCACCATCCCCTGGGAACCTGCCCGGAATGCCGCGGTCTGGGTTTTCTGGATCATACCGTTCCCGAGCCGGGCCGGCGGGTGAGGATTCGCGGGCCGGCAACCGGAACGGATGACGGGGACGCCGGAGTCGAGGAGGGGGATGGGGAGTCCCATCCCGGAAGGACAATCTGCCCGTCCTGCGGCGGATCGAGGCTCAATGGATCGGCACGGTCTTTTTTCCTGGGCGGCCTGGGCATCCACGAAGCGTGCGGGCTTCAGCTGCAGGCCGTGTTGGACTGGCTCGCGGACTTGAACCTCTCTTCCTCACAGGCGCTGATCGCGGATCGTCCCCTGCGGGAAATCATCGGCCGCTTGAACCACCTGCTCGAACTGGGACTGGCGTATCTCACCCTGGACCGCGCGGCCGACACACTTTCCGGCGGAGAGGCTCAGCGTATCCGTCTGGCGCACCAGCTCAGTTCCTCGCTTTCCGGCGTGCTCTACGTGCTCGATGAACCCAGCATCGGTCTTCACCCCCGGGATCACCGGAAACTGCTCGACATTCTCTTCCGCCTGCGCGACGCGGGCAACAGCGTCATCGTGGTCGAGCACGACCGGCAGACCATCCTCGAGGCCGACCACGTGGTGGACATGGGGCCCGGAGCCGGAGCCGGCGGCGGGGAGGTGGTCTTTTCCGGCACTGCCGCCCAAATGCTCGAGCATCCCGATTCCTTGACCGGGAAGTACCTCTCCGGCCGCAAGGTCATATCCATCCCGCCCAGACGGAAGCCTTTCGCTCGAGGCACACTCCAACTGCGCGGGGCGCGTGGGCACAACCTGAAAAACATCGACGTCGATTTCCCGCTGGGCTGCCTGATCTGTGTCACGGGGGTTTCGGGTTCGGGGAAAAGCACGCTTGTCCTGCACACACTTTACAGGGCGCTCGCCCGGCGACTTCACGGCAGCCGAAGCCCTGTCGCCCCTTTCGACACCCTCGGCAATGCCGAAGCCGTCGGGAAAATCCTTCTCATCGATCAGTCACCGCTGGGCAAGACGCCAAGATCCACCCCCGCCACCTATTCCGGCCTTTTCGACCACATCCGCCAGGTATTCTCGCAAGTGCCTGAAGCCCGCGCCCGAGGATACCGTCCGGCGCGGTTCTCCTTCAATGCCAAGGGGGGCCGCTGTGAAGCCTGCAAGGGAGAAGGCCTTCAGCGGATCGAAATGTACTTCCTGCCCGACGTCTACGTCACTTGCCCGGTCTGCGGCGGAACGCGCTACGGCAACGACACCCTGGACATCCTTTTCAAGGGGCATTCCATCGCCTCCGTGCTCGACATGACCGTGCACGAAGCGGTCGTTTTGTTTGAGAACTTCACCGCCATCCGCGCCAAGCTCGATACCCTCATTGAAGTGGGCCTCGGATACCTTCGGCTCGGGCAGCCGGCCAACACTTTGTCGGGCGGTGAAGCACAACGCGTCAAACTGGCCGCGGAACTCGGCGTCAAGGGAATCGGAAGGGCGCTCTACATCCTCGACGAACCCACTACCGGCTTGCATTTCGAAGACATCGAGCGGCTGCTGCACGTGCTCCAGAGGCTGGTCGACCTCGGCCACACGGTGATTCTTATCGAACATCATCCCGACGTGGTCAAGACAGCCGACTACGTGATCGATTTGGGCCCTGAAGGAGGAGAGCAAGGCGGGTATCTCATCGGAGCCGGCAGCCCGGAGGAGCTTTCCACGGTTGAATCTTCCTTTACCGGCCGTTACCTGAGGGAGGTTTTGAAACGAACTTCCGTTCCGGAAGGTAAACTTGACGGGAGGGAATGA
- the atpE gene encoding ATP synthase F0 subunit C — translation MSRKVTLFTTLLVLGLTAAAFAAEAGGGEKAAGVQFFVYSAVAAGFGIAIAAFGCGIGQGMAVRGAVEGIARNPEASGKVTVTMLIGLAMIESLSIYALVVSLILIYANPVSTAMQGFVGLGK, via the coding sequence ATGTCCAGGAAAGTTACGCTTTTTACGACGTTGTTGGTCCTCGGGTTGACTGCCGCCGCTTTCGCCGCTGAGGCGGGTGGTGGTGAAAAGGCAGCCGGTGTGCAGTTCTTCGTTTACTCCGCTGTTGCCGCCGGTTTCGGCATCGCGATCGCCGCTTTCGGTTGCGGTATCGGCCAGGGCATGGCGGTTCGTGGCGCGGTCGAAGGCATCGCCCGCAATCCCGAGGCTTCCGGCAAGGTTACGGTTACCATGCTGATCGGTCTGGCCATGATCGAGTCCCTCTCGATCTACGCCCTGGTTGTTTCTCTGATCCTCATCTACGCGAACCCCGTGTCCACCGCGATGCAGGGTTTTGTGGGTCTGGGCAAATAA
- a CDS encoding Rne/Rng family ribonuclease, which produces MSAELIINGSAFETRVALVENGQVAELHIERSSDRGIAGNIYKGRVVKVLPGMQAAFVDIDLEKAAFLYVSDIHHPMGDVEQLLLSTCEVEPDVEKVDSAREPGAPEFQDVLDLQRYYSSVPIEERLQEGQEILVQVAKEPIGHKGARITTHITLPGRHLVFMPTMDHVGVSRRIENEVERKRLREIMCEIKPSHCGFIVRTAAEGAEPEKLQVEVDFLVKVWQNIQRRFESASVPSLVYQELDITLRAVRDLFTKEVDRLVIDSRSEHKKITNFIETFLPALQSSIELYEGDEPIFDAYGIEMEVQRALSKKIWLKSGGYIVIEMTEALTAVDVNTGRYVGKRNLEETILKTNLEAVKEIAYQLRLRNIGGIIIIDFIDMEKESNREKVCNALKDAMHKDKSKTNILHMSELGLIEMTRKRTRESIGQVLCEPCFYCEGEGYLKSRQTVCYEILRELEREKRDLYGQNIMVLAHPEVAARFCDEDRGPLERVEETLHARIMVKGDPGFHLEQYEIAPLESEKRVGDGVS; this is translated from the coding sequence ATGTCCGCAGAGCTAATTATCAACGGTAGCGCTTTTGAGACTCGTGTGGCCCTGGTGGAAAACGGCCAGGTGGCGGAGCTCCACATCGAGCGCAGCTCGGATCGAGGGATTGCCGGCAACATCTACAAGGGACGCGTCGTCAAGGTGCTGCCCGGGATGCAGGCCGCCTTTGTCGATATCGATCTGGAGAAGGCCGCCTTTCTGTATGTCAGCGACATCCACCATCCCATGGGCGACGTTGAGCAACTGCTTCTGTCCACGTGCGAGGTGGAACCGGACGTCGAAAAGGTCGACTCGGCCAGGGAACCGGGCGCGCCCGAATTCCAGGACGTGCTTGATCTCCAGAGATATTACAGCAGCGTTCCCATCGAGGAGCGCCTCCAGGAAGGCCAGGAAATCCTGGTCCAGGTGGCCAAGGAACCGATCGGACACAAGGGCGCGCGCATCACGACGCACATCACGCTTCCCGGAAGGCATCTGGTTTTCATGCCCACCATGGATCACGTAGGGGTGTCGAGGCGCATCGAGAACGAGGTGGAACGCAAGCGACTCCGGGAAATCATGTGCGAAATCAAACCCTCCCACTGCGGGTTCATTGTGAGGACCGCTGCGGAAGGAGCCGAACCGGAGAAGTTGCAGGTCGAAGTCGATTTCCTCGTGAAGGTCTGGCAGAACATTCAGCGCCGATTCGAAAGCGCATCGGTTCCTTCCCTCGTTTACCAGGAATTGGACATTACGCTGCGGGCCGTGCGCGATCTGTTCACAAAGGAAGTGGATCGGCTCGTGATCGATTCCCGGAGCGAGCACAAGAAAATCACGAATTTCATTGAAACGTTCCTGCCCGCCCTGCAGAGTTCCATCGAGCTTTACGAAGGGGATGAACCCATTTTCGACGCGTACGGCATCGAAATGGAAGTCCAGCGGGCGCTGAGCAAGAAAATCTGGTTGAAGTCCGGAGGCTACATCGTCATCGAGATGACCGAAGCGCTCACCGCCGTCGACGTCAACACCGGACGGTACGTGGGGAAGCGCAACCTGGAGGAGACTATTCTCAAGACCAACCTGGAGGCGGTGAAGGAAATCGCATACCAGCTCAGGCTGCGCAACATCGGGGGAATCATCATCATCGATTTCATCGACATGGAAAAGGAGAGCAACCGGGAAAAGGTGTGCAACGCCCTCAAAGACGCCATGCATAAGGACAAGAGCAAGACCAACATCCTTCACATGTCGGAACTGGGGCTCATCGAAATGACCCGCAAGCGGACCCGGGAAAGCATCGGGCAGGTGCTTTGCGAGCCGTGCTTCTATTGCGAGGGCGAGGGCTACCTGAAATCACGGCAGACGGTTTGTTACGAGATCCTGCGGGAATTGGAGCGCGAGAAGCGTGATCTGTACGGTCAGAATATCATGGTGCTGGCGCATCCGGAGGTCGCCGCGCGGTTCTGCGACGAGGACCGGGGACCGCTCGAAAGAGTGGAGGAGACGCTCCATGCGCGCATAATGGTAAAGGGAGACCCGGGCTTTCACCTGGAACAATACGAGATTGCGCCGCTCGAAAGCGAGAAGCGTGTCGGGGATGGCGTTTCTTGA
- a CDS encoding AtpZ/AtpI family protein — protein MKEENRKYLRQLADASSVGLQFVLSIFIGILFGRWLDKTFDSSPLLTLIFLVFGIAAGFLNYYRFAVKQRKEDEKGSGK, from the coding sequence TTGAAGGAAGAAAACAGGAAATATCTAAGGCAGCTGGCGGACGCCAGCTCAGTGGGGCTTCAGTTCGTTTTGTCGATTTTCATCGGTATTCTCTTTGGCCGCTGGCTGGATAAAACGTTTGACTCCTCACCGTTGCTCACTTTGATTTTTCTCGTGTTCGGAATCGCTGCCGGTTTTCTCAACTATTATCGGTTTGCGGTGAAGCAGCGTAAGGAAGACGAAAAGGGCTCCGGCAAGTAG
- the atpB gene encoding F0F1 ATP synthase subunit A: MEHPILFLNLLFEKLGLHVVGPEQAKSFGDFLLQPHVTYTWVVMLVLLGLGSMAAKGLEMVPKGAQNFFEVVITGIEDFMISITGEEGRFVFPLIASLGMFILFSNYLGMIPGFFSPTANINTTAACALISVVFTHVIGIKFHGVKYIKHFMGPVWWLTPLIMPIEIIGHIARVLSLSIRLFGNVFGEELVLGILFFLAGFYLAPLPMMFLGLFTGFIQAFIFCLLSMMYFAGAIEHAH, translated from the coding sequence ATGGAACACCCGATTCTTTTCTTGAATCTGCTGTTTGAGAAGCTGGGCCTTCACGTGGTTGGCCCGGAGCAGGCCAAGTCCTTTGGAGATTTCCTGCTTCAGCCTCATGTGACCTACACGTGGGTGGTCATGCTGGTTCTGCTCGGCTTGGGCAGTATGGCCGCCAAGGGCCTCGAAATGGTGCCCAAGGGCGCTCAGAACTTTTTTGAAGTCGTGATCACCGGCATCGAGGATTTCATGATCTCGATCACCGGGGAGGAGGGACGTTTCGTGTTCCCCCTGATCGCGTCCCTCGGGATGTTTATCCTTTTCAGCAACTACCTCGGCATGATTCCGGGGTTCTTCTCTCCCACGGCGAACATCAATACGACGGCGGCCTGTGCGCTGATCTCGGTGGTGTTCACGCACGTGATCGGCATCAAATTCCACGGCGTCAAGTACATCAAGCATTTTATGGGGCCCGTCTGGTGGCTGACTCCGCTCATCATGCCCATTGAAATCATCGGTCACATCGCCCGTGTGCTCAGCCTCTCCATCCGTCTTTTCGGGAACGTGTTCGGAGAAGAGCTGGTGCTGGGGATTCTGTTTTTCCTGGCCGGTTTCTACCTGGCGCCCCTGCCGATGATGTTCCTGGGATTGTTCACCGGATTCATCCAGGCATTCATTTTCTGCCTGCTGTCCATGATGTATTTCGCCGGAGCGATCGAACACGCGCATTAA
- a CDS encoding redox-sensing transcriptional repressor Rex yields the protein MKFAKIPMATIIRLSIYMRTLQELLEDDVDVISSERLAKQCGVNPAQIRKDLAYFGEFGVRGVGYRVNELVNQIKEILGLNRPWNLAMVGLGNLGSALIRHGNFIKHGYMFTAAFDVDPQKVGKRLPNGLVINHVDELEDVIKEREVHVGIITTPASEAQSVANQLVLAGINGILNFAPVQIQVPDCCHVENVDFTIKLDSIAYHLSFGS from the coding sequence ATGAAATTTGCCAAAATTCCAATGGCTACCATCATCAGACTCTCGATTTACATGCGGACTCTGCAGGAATTGCTGGAAGACGATGTGGATGTGATCTCCTCGGAGAGGTTGGCCAAGCAATGCGGAGTCAATCCCGCGCAGATTCGCAAAGACCTCGCGTACTTCGGCGAATTCGGGGTGAGGGGAGTCGGTTACCGGGTGAACGAACTGGTCAATCAGATCAAGGAAATCCTCGGTCTCAACCGCCCGTGGAACCTGGCCATGGTGGGGCTGGGGAACCTGGGATCGGCGCTCATCCGGCATGGTAATTTCATCAAGCACGGATACATGTTCACCGCGGCCTTCGATGTCGATCCCCAGAAAGTCGGGAAGCGACTGCCCAACGGTCTGGTCATCAATCACGTCGATGAGCTTGAAGACGTCATCAAGGAACGCGAAGTGCACGTGGGGATCATCACCACTCCGGCGAGCGAGGCGCAAAGTGTGGCCAATCAACTGGTGCTGGCCGGTATAAACGGCATCTTGAATTTCGCGCCCGTGCAGATTCAGGTTCCGGACTGCTGCCATGTGGAGAATGTCGATTTCACGATAAAGCTCGATTCCATCGCTTACCATCTCTCTTTCGGAAGCTGA
- the pdxA gene encoding 4-hydroxythreonine-4-phosphate dehydrogenase PdxA: MSSSKPRIALTMGDPCGVGPDVIAQALASPTLFECCTPIVVGDPSALQRSMALSGASKKVLVLREPAELPDDPGSDRIPLIAPVELSGRDIEHGRPTAATCGAVVRYIESAVAFALAGQVRGVCTGPINKARMHEHGFDFPGHTEFLQALTGSRRVVMMLAGPRLRVSLATIHEALADVPALLNVEMLREVIRITAEALIRDFGLQAPRLAVAGLNPHAGEEGRFGREEIEILRPAIESLRPPGRCTVTGPYPADTLFQRAHAGEFDAVVAMYHDQGLVPIKLVHFYDAVNVSLGLPIVRTSVDHGTAYDLAGTGRAHPGSLTAAVQLAALMAHNRFAAVSPVVP; the protein is encoded by the coding sequence ATGAGCAGCAGCAAACCTCGCATAGCCCTTACCATGGGCGATCCCTGTGGGGTCGGCCCCGACGTCATTGCACAGGCGCTCGCCTCCCCCACCCTCTTTGAGTGCTGCACGCCCATCGTCGTAGGGGACCCGTCCGCTCTCCAAAGATCGATGGCCCTGAGCGGTGCGTCCAAGAAGGTCCTTGTCCTCCGGGAACCGGCGGAGCTTCCCGACGATCCCGGGTCCGACCGCATCCCGCTGATCGCCCCGGTGGAGCTTTCCGGACGCGACATCGAGCACGGAAGACCGACCGCCGCGACCTGCGGGGCCGTCGTGCGATATATCGAGAGCGCCGTGGCTTTCGCCTTGGCGGGCCAGGTGCGAGGAGTCTGCACGGGGCCGATCAACAAAGCCCGCATGCACGAGCACGGTTTCGACTTTCCCGGCCACACGGAATTCCTCCAGGCACTCACCGGTTCCCGGCGGGTCGTCATGATGCTTGCCGGCCCCAGGCTGAGGGTGTCCCTGGCCACCATTCATGAAGCCCTCGCGGATGTTCCGGCCCTCTTGAACGTCGAGATGCTGCGGGAGGTGATCCGGATCACGGCTGAAGCCCTGATCCGCGATTTCGGCCTGCAGGCCCCGCGCCTTGCGGTGGCGGGACTGAATCCGCATGCCGGAGAAGAAGGCCGGTTCGGAAGAGAAGAGATCGAGATCCTCCGGCCCGCAATAGAAAGCCTCCGCCCTCCGGGCCGCTGTACGGTCACCGGCCCGTACCCGGCCGATACCTTGTTCCAGCGGGCTCATGCGGGCGAATTCGATGCCGTCGTAGCCATGTACCACGACCAGGGCCTGGTGCCCATCAAGCTCGTTCACTTCTACGACGCGGTCAACGTCTCCCTCGGCCTCCCCATCGTCAGGACCTCGGTCGATCATGGAACGGCTTACGATCTGGCGGGTACCGGCAGGGCCCATCCCGGAAGCCTGACCGCCGCCGTGCAGCTTGCTGCGTTGATGGCGCACAACCGGTTTGCCGCGGTTTCGCCGGTCGTACCCTGA
- the nadA gene encoding quinolinate synthase NadA — MNVSKDTIRRIQELKQEKKAIILAHNYQPPAIQDVADLTGDSLELSRHASATEAAVIVFCGVGFMAETAAILNPGKIVLLPNPRAGCPMADMITPGNVKDIRRQYPGVPIITYVNSTAAVKAESTVCCTSSNCIRVAQSFKDADTLYMAPDQNLAMYTARHTGKTIHYWEGYCPIHHKLTAEQVRKRKAEHPEALFIAHPECRPEVLELADLVHSTSGMLRFVSESSESSFIIGTETGILYPMQKRNPEKRLYPASNTMVCPDMKKTSLEDVLRSMETMEPRITVPEDIRLRALEAVERMLAIR, encoded by the coding sequence ATGAACGTCAGCAAAGACACCATTCGACGCATTCAGGAACTCAAACAGGAAAAGAAAGCCATCATCCTTGCCCACAACTACCAGCCGCCCGCCATTCAAGACGTGGCGGACCTCACGGGCGATTCGCTCGAGCTCAGCAGGCATGCCTCCGCCACCGAAGCCGCGGTCATTGTTTTCTGCGGAGTGGGTTTCATGGCTGAGACGGCGGCGATACTCAATCCGGGCAAAATCGTCCTCCTGCCGAACCCCCGGGCCGGATGTCCCATGGCCGACATGATCACCCCGGGGAACGTGAAGGATATCCGAAGGCAATACCCCGGGGTACCGATCATCACTTATGTCAATTCCACGGCCGCCGTGAAAGCGGAGAGCACCGTCTGCTGCACTTCATCGAACTGCATCCGCGTCGCCCAATCGTTCAAGGACGCAGATACGCTCTACATGGCCCCGGATCAGAACCTCGCCATGTATACCGCCCGCCATACGGGTAAGACGATCCATTACTGGGAGGGTTATTGCCCGATTCACCACAAGCTCACCGCCGAGCAAGTCCGCAAACGGAAGGCCGAGCATCCGGAAGCCCTGTTCATCGCTCATCCCGAATGCCGCCCGGAAGTCCTGGAACTGGCTGACCTGGTGCACAGCACCTCCGGTATGCTTCGGTTCGTGAGCGAAAGCAGCGAGTCGTCGTTCATCATCGGCACGGAAACGGGCATCTTGTATCCCATGCAGAAGAGGAACCCGGAAAAGCGCCTCTATCCCGCATCCAATACGATGGTGTGCCCGGACATGAAGAAGACGAGCCTCGAGGACGTGCTGCGCTCGATGGAGACGATGGAGCCCCGGATCACCGTGCCCGAGGATATCCGCCTCCGGGCGCTGGAAGCCGTGGAGCGTATGCTCGCCATCCGTTGA
- the hemL gene encoding glutamate-1-semialdehyde 2,1-aminomutase yields the protein MTRDRSNLLYEDAGRFIPGGVNSPVRSGRAVGTNPIFIREAKGCYLWDEDGNRYVDFVASWGPLIVGHAHPAVVEAVRAAVEKGTSYGIPTEIEVRMARKVVEMVPSIEMVRMVNSGTEATMSAIRLARGYTGRPGIIKFNGCYHGHGDCLLVKAGSGLATFGIPGSPGVPEEVVRHTIPLSYNDLDEVESVMERDGDRIAAIILEPVAANMGLVLPRPGFLEGLRKLCDKHGALLIFDEVITGFRLARGGAQEFFGVTPDLTCLGKIIGGGLPVGAYGGRRDIMMKMAPVGNVYQAGTLSGNPLAMAAGLATLDLLCEDGVYESLEEKTNHLVDGLNEAAGAAGVPVFTSRIASLGCGFFTSEPVFDFASALASNTDAYAVFFREMLNRGVYFAPAQFEAFFLSMAHESKDLDFTIEAAGNAFVRVKELCAF from the coding sequence ATGACGAGAGATCGATCCAACCTTCTCTATGAAGACGCCGGCCGGTTCATTCCCGGGGGCGTCAACAGCCCGGTGCGCTCGGGGCGGGCCGTCGGCACGAACCCCATCTTTATCCGGGAAGCCAAGGGCTGTTATTTGTGGGACGAGGACGGCAACCGCTATGTGGACTTTGTGGCTTCCTGGGGTCCCCTGATTGTCGGGCACGCTCACCCGGCGGTGGTGGAAGCGGTGCGCGCGGCGGTGGAAAAGGGGACTTCCTACGGTATCCCCACGGAGATCGAAGTGCGGATGGCCCGCAAGGTGGTGGAGATGGTGCCGTCCATCGAGATGGTGCGGATGGTGAACTCGGGCACCGAGGCCACGATGAGCGCTATCCGGCTGGCGAGGGGGTATACCGGAAGGCCCGGCATCATCAAATTCAACGGCTGCTACCACGGGCACGGAGATTGCCTGCTGGTCAAGGCCGGGTCCGGGCTGGCCACCTTCGGAATCCCCGGGTCGCCGGGAGTTCCCGAGGAAGTCGTGCGCCACACCATCCCCCTCTCGTACAACGACCTCGATGAAGTCGAGAGCGTCATGGAGCGGGACGGGGACCGGATCGCCGCCATCATCCTGGAACCGGTCGCGGCCAACATGGGATTGGTGCTTCCCAGGCCGGGATTCCTGGAGGGGCTGCGCAAGCTTTGCGACAAGCACGGGGCGCTGCTGATCTTCGATGAGGTCATTACGGGGTTCCGGCTCGCTCGCGGAGGAGCACAGGAATTCTTCGGGGTCACCCCCGATCTCACCTGCCTGGGAAAGATCATCGGCGGGGGTCTCCCGGTGGGGGCCTATGGGGGAAGACGCGACATCATGATGAAGATGGCTCCCGTGGGCAACGTTTACCAGGCAGGGACGCTCTCCGGGAACCCCCTGGCCATGGCGGCCGGGCTCGCCACGCTCGACCTGCTCTGCGAGGACGGGGTGTATGAGTCCCTGGAAGAGAAGACGAACCATCTGGTCGATGGACTCAATGAGGCGGCCGGGGCCGCCGGGGTGCCGGTATTCACCAGCCGGATCGCCTCCCTGGGGTGCGGCTTCTTCACTTCCGAGCCCGTTTTCGACTTCGCGTCGGCCCTCGCCTCCAACACGGATGCCTACGCCGTCTTCTTCCGGGAGATGTTGAACCGGGGGGTGTACTTCGCGCCGGCACAGTTCGAAGCGTTCTTTTTGAGCATGGCGCACGAAAGCAAAGATCTGGATTTCACCATCGAAGCGGCCGGAAATGCATTCGTGCGGGTCAAGGAGCTTTGTGCATTTTAA
- a CDS encoding ATP synthase subunit I encodes MRRIERVGAILLAAATLGAWVLYDARMALGVFLGGVIVILSFQVLKWQLRRAFLVPGRIPGKAGLFASYYLRFLATLFLVFVVMYYGWANPIAFVVGLSVVVLSIFLVGGLELLVLLAKKGES; translated from the coding sequence GTGCGGCGCATCGAGCGGGTCGGCGCCATCCTGCTGGCGGCCGCGACGCTTGGGGCGTGGGTTCTTTATGATGCCCGGATGGCTCTTGGCGTGTTTCTGGGTGGAGTCATCGTCATCTTGAGCTTCCAGGTGCTCAAGTGGCAGCTCAGGCGGGCGTTCCTGGTGCCCGGCAGGATTCCGGGCAAAGCAGGGCTCTTCGCCAGTTACTACCTGCGTTTCCTGGCGACGTTGTTCCTGGTGTTCGTGGTCATGTATTACGGATGGGCGAACCCCATTGCTTTTGTGGTTGGGCTGTCCGTGGTGGTTTTGAGCATATTTCTGGTTGGAGGGCTGGAACTATTGGTGTTGCTGGCAAAAAAGGGGGAAAGCTGA